One window of Catonella massiliensis genomic DNA carries:
- a CDS encoding response regulator produces MRILLAEDDYASRKFGISFLSKYGEVDATVDGEEAVAAFEFAAEDGEYYDLICLDIMMPGTDGIEALYRIRESEKRLKIPEDKCPKIIMVSALSDMNYVDGAFELGCDGYANKPLDTDKMEEVLKKLELIK; encoded by the coding sequence AGCAGAAAGTTTGGAATAAGCTTTCTAAGCAAATATGGAGAAGTGGATGCGACTGTAGATGGAGAAGAAGCAGTGGCTGCTTTTGAATTTGCAGCGGAGGATGGAGAGTACTACGACCTTATCTGCCTTGATATAATGATGCCTGGGACAGACGGGATAGAGGCGCTATATAGGATAAGGGAGAGTGAGAAAAGGCTTAAGATTCCGGAGGATAAATGTCCTAAGATAATCATGGTTTCAGCACTTAGCGATATGAACTATGTAGACGGAGCCTTTGAACTGGGATGCGACGGCTATGCGAATAAGCCGCTTGATACGGACAAGATGGAAGAAGTACTTAAAAAACTGGAGCTTATAAAATAG